CCATCCTCCCCAGGCAACCCAATATCAGAAATTAAAACATCGGGCTGTAATTCGGACAATACCTTGTGCGCCGCATCCGCTGATATTACTGGTATAACTCTTGCTCCATCCATTTCCAACACAGTAGTGATGAAAAAGCGAGTATCATTATCATCCTCAATTACCAGAATATCTAAACCAGCAAGAGTTCCAGAAGGTTCCATAAATGAAATTTTATCGTAAATTAAGGGTTTAAATCCCCATTTTGAAAATGTCTTTATGGTCTTTCCTACATGGCTTGAAAAGTCAGATACCTATCCCTAAAATAATTAATCATTCGTAATTACAAATTACGAATTGTTAACTAACTCCTCACTTGTCTAAAGTTCTTACACTCAGTACTTGGGGTGGTGTCGAATCTGGCGGATAAATCACATCTACCAGTACTATCCGTTTAGTGGAAGGTGGAAGTATAACTTGTACCAATGGTTCTAACACCTGACCAGTTCTGTGCCATAGATGTACGTAGCGGGTCTTGTGTTGACCTTGGTCATCGAAGTAACGCAGCCGCACCGTACCACGGAAGAAGGGAAAATCTAAGGATGGTTTGCGGAAACGTACACCACCTTGGGATAATTTATCTTCCTTCAAAGGTGTTTCTAAAGTAACGGTAACGGTCTGATTTTGGTTGGTATTGTTGCTTAAAGGTAAGGTGAGTTTATATTCCACCCCATAATTACCATGTGCTTCATAAGCCGTATCTGGATAACGTACCAGCATTTTAGCAGTTTGGATTTGTTGAGTGCCTAATCGACCACTCCGCAATGTGTCTAAAACATAAGAAATAGCTTTGCCACGCTGGGGAATAGTCAGATTGGTTTGGGGATTATCCACCAATTTTGCTTGCCACTGGGAACCTTGTGACACACCAGCTACACGCCCATAAATCAGTGCGCCACTGGTAGCATTTGGAGGAGTCGGGGTTTTATCTCGCGGGCCGGCAAAGTTCCCGTTATCTAGTAAAGCTTGCCATTCTCCAAGAGTGGGTGGGCGTTCTGTATTATCAGAATTTTTCTTGGCAAACATTGCTAAACTTGCTGCATAAACTCGATCGCTACTACGCAACCGCATAAAGCTAGAGCGACCATTCACAGGCTTTTCTAGATTTCGTACAGGAATCGGATGATTTAGTAACATCCGGCTTAGCCCTGGCGGAATTATCAGCTTTGCGGGGAAATCAGCTTGTCGAACACCCCGGAGTACATCACCAACAGCGCGATCGCCTGGCCCGGAGTAAGCTTTACCATCGTTATTTTCTATGTAGGGGCGTAAGGTAACAAAAGGCGCATCTTGCATCAAGTAACTCGCCGCTTGTAACACATCCACTGTTACAGGTTTTTTGCCAGGGTTATGCAGAATTACACCCAGGTATAGCGTTTGTAAATCCTTGGGAGTGTGCGTGTAGTGGTGAGCAAATAAGTCAAAGCGCCCCTTGAAGGGAAAATTCAGGTGCGCTGCTGCAACTTTTTTACCATTTGTAGGAAGGGTAGAAAGTAAAATTCCCTCGGTTTTGATCCATTCTGGGCTATTGCTGTTAAAAACAGGCGTTGTATCCAACTTACCTGGTAGAGCCAGAATTTCTCCTGGTTGCACGATTTCTTGGGGTGCTAGCTGAGGTGTTTGAGCGATCGCTGAATTCTTTTTATCTAGCGTGCATCCAAAGGTTTGAGTTATGGCAAGTCCTAATAGAAGTGTAAATACAGGTAGTGGTAATTTAGCCAGCATAAATTTGCGCGTCAATCACGCTGTAGTGTCAAATATAACAAGTTATTATTACAAGTTTCTAGAAACGGATTTCTGAAAATGCGTAGTATAGCCCGCACTTCGGCTGCGCTCAGTGACCACCGCAGGCATCGCTATGTATATAGCAAAACAGTTCAGTTAAAGCATTTCTTTATTCTCTCAGTGCCCTCTGCGTCTCTGTAGTAGCCTGCGGCAAGCCGCCCCGCGTCTACGTAAAAAAAAATTGACTAAAATAAAACTGTTGTATCTAGTATTCCTCACTAGCTCACTGCGAGAAAAAACCAACAAACAGTAGAGGCAAAAGTATTAGTAGGGACACAATTAATACGAGGGTTGCCGGCTCGATTTTAATCTGGTTCTTTTGTGGATCGCGCATTTGGCTTGCTCTCGAAAAATAAGTATATTAACTCAGCCTAAAGGATGTTTATTCCTTTTTCCAAGCCCAATCAGGTTGAAAAATGTAACTTTTTAGTAACTTTATCGCCCCATCAGCTTATTTCTTCCAAGGTAGTTTAGTTCCCATTTCAGTCAATGCAGAAAAGATGAGATAGAGGACGAGTAACCCAGCACCCGCAAAGAAAGCCAGTAAATCGTTATCCATAAATGCTGTTTGCTAAAACTTCGCTAATCATAGCGAAATCTACTAATCTTTAGCATTTTTCTGAGCCTGCAATCTTTGGTCTTGTGGATGCAAACTGTACCAGCCATACCAGTGACGAACTGCTAGCCAAACGGCTGAAAGTAAACCCGCTAGGCTGAGGGTGAGGCCGCTAAATGGTACTAATAATCCAAAAATTGGTAATACTGCTCCAGCAATAGTGCAGATAATAGCAGCCAGGGAAGCACTGCGACTGGCTCCCAATCCCCATGTCAAAAACAGTAAGATGATGGAAATTAACGTCCAAGCCAACTGAGCATTGATGACACGAGCCAGATAGGTCAAAATTAATAGACAAGCAAAGAAAATACTAGCAGCGATCGCAACATTTTTGAAACTCATTGGTAGTGATAAATATAACAACAACATCCACCACACAAATATTGCTGGTGCTAGCAATAAAAGACGCGGAATTACCCCCGTATGACGAATCGGTTCGGTGTTGGTAAACACTCCAAATGGATTTTTGACTGAAACATTCTCGTCAAATTTCCAAGTAAATTGCGTACTGCGTCCGTCAGATTTAATATCGTCAGGTTCAATACCACTGGCAAAATTAGCCGGAGCAAAGTTAGCAATTGCTATGAGGCGGAAGTTAGATAGGATTTGTCCCCCTGCACTATAAACCCAGCGAGGCCCGCCTCTAGCTTGATAGGTGACTCGAAAGGTAGTTTCTTCTCCTGGTTGCAGCCGGAAGGGAAAACCATAGTCTTCTGGATTGATTTGTTGCAATCTTGTCCCGTCACGCTCGATTTTGTAGCTAGAAAGCAGTGTGTAGCCGTTAGGTGGCGGTGCTTCAAAGAAAAAATTATTAATATCCTTGAGTTTATTAACTACTTTATAATCGGCAGTATAATCTGCCCGATAAATTGAGCTACGCCCTGGAATATCTACGTTTTGGTCAAGCTTGACTTGAATTTGCGAACCAGCCAAGCTCAAGAAGCGGTTAATTTGTCTTGTCTCATTTACCTTGACTATTTTGTTGCCAACTTGAGTGTTATATGAGTATGGCTCTTGAATAGAGTAGCGGACTTGGGGGGCAAGTTGTTCGAGCTTTTCACCTGCAACACTTTCAGCCACTTGAGCTACCTTTGCTTGTTCCCAATAGTGGTAGCGATTGCTTAAAGTTGAACAGAGAAAAAATCCTGGTACTAAGAGAACTAATACTAGAGTTAAATGCTGTAATCCACGCAATAGTTGAGAATAGCCAACAGCCCATTCACCGATAAATATAAGCTGTTCCGGCTGGCTGCGACGGAGAGAAAAACTTATCAGTGCGATCGCAACTCCTAAAGCTACGATCAAAAATACTAATAACAGTGAAGCTTTGAGCGCCTGGGTTCCAAATTGAACAAGCTCAATCGGATGCGTCAAATCAGGTAATCCGGGAATACCTTGAGCAGAAGATGACATTGGCTAAATTTTTGCAGAATTTGGAGAACCAGACCGATCAATTCGCTTAAAAGTTTCTGAATAATAGTTTTATTTAATACGCAGATATTTTCAAGAAGTACTGCTGAATTGCTCAATGGCAACTGAGAACTTACACAAAAATCTCTCAAATTCTTATTTATCTGTGTTCTCCGTAGCTCTGCGTTAGCCCGATGCAAGCCTTGTTGCATATAAGTTTTTCTGTTAATCATACTAAGTCTCATTAGTATCAACATCAAAAACTCGGCCATCATGACCGGGTTTTTGAGTGGAAACAGAGGCTATATTGCCTAAAGGTTAGTTATAGAAGTTCAGTATAAAATCGATGCTCTGATTAGGGATACCGCTTGACTGTTATCGATTTCGGAAAATTAGCTAAAAATTTTTGAGTAGTCTTCCTTTCTCTTCCAAGCAGCAACCGACTGGAAGCGCCAGAGTGTAGGATGGAGAAATATTTATTAATTTTCCGGCTTTTGCTGATGAATAATGGATTTAGTAGCTGGCAAGAATGGTTAACAGTATTTACTTATCTAGGTTTTACAGTCTTTATTATCTGGCGCGTATTTACCGCCGAGAAGAATTAAAAAAGCTGCATATCATTTCACCAGGGTCTTTTTGCTCAAAGGGTAAACGACCTCTATCTTGCTGAACCTTGACTCGTTCCCGGCAATTGTAAACCTCGGTGGGTCTTTTTACTCCATCTACACTAACGGTTGCTCTGTATTCCCAATAGTTTTTAGCACTTCGGTTAATGCTGAGAATGCAAATCTGGTGGTGTTGGCGTAGCCCGTTGTAGAAATCGTAATTGCGGCATACAGATGCAAAAGCTGGATGTGCTACGGATAAATTTAGTATCAATAGCAACATAAATATTCCTACTTTTATTTTATTCATAAAAAATTATTTAACATTCGGAACTCCGTAAAATAAAATACCAGCTATAGGAGAGTCCTATAGACAATTTGTATTGAGCAGAAAAGTCTCAAACTTGATGCTGTTCATGTACCATACCCTAATACCAATTCGTAATATCCTGCGGGAAGCCGGACTTCGTGCGTCTACGTAATTGAGAAAGTCAGATTACATCTGGCTGGGTTTCCACCATTTGTATCTGTAGTCTTATTTTGGAGAATTGATATAACAATAATTTGCAAAAAAAAGCCAGTCTTAAGGACGATAAAATTGCGACTAAAAACAAATTTTGAGCAATCTCA
The Nostoc punctiforme PCC 73102 genome window above contains:
- a CDS encoding response regulator, yielding MEPSGTLAGLDILVIEDDNDTRFFITTVLEMDGARVIPVISADAAHKVLSELQPDVLISDIGLPGEDGYTFIRKFRALKSNNCGRVPAIALTAYADPEARIRALEGGFDTHVSKPIDPDELVEIVANLVASCNW
- a CDS encoding DUF3370 domain-containing protein yields the protein MLAKLPLPVFTLLLGLAITQTFGCTLDKKNSAIAQTPQLAPQEIVQPGEILALPGKLDTTPVFNSNSPEWIKTEGILLSTLPTNGKKVAAAHLNFPFKGRFDLFAHHYTHTPKDLQTLYLGVILHNPGKKPVTVDVLQAASYLMQDAPFVTLRPYIENNDGKAYSGPGDRAVGDVLRGVRQADFPAKLIIPPGLSRMLLNHPIPVRNLEKPVNGRSSFMRLRSSDRVYAASLAMFAKKNSDNTERPPTLGEWQALLDNGNFAGPRDKTPTPPNATSGALIYGRVAGVSQGSQWQAKLVDNPQTNLTIPQRGKAISYVLDTLRSGRLGTQQIQTAKMLVRYPDTAYEAHGNYGVEYKLTLPLSNNTNQNQTVTVTLETPLKEDKLSQGGVRFRKPSLDFPFFRGTVRLRYFDDQGQHKTRYVHLWHRTGQVLEPLVQVILPPSTKRIVLVDVIYPPDSTPPQVLSVRTLDK